A window of the Drosophila simulans strain w501 chromosome 2L, Prin_Dsim_3.1, whole genome shotgun sequence genome harbors these coding sequences:
- the LOC6739194 gene encoding accessory gland protein Acp29AB — MQRLSTSLLLALFAWNAPMPSAATQSVCLLQDAPKQCGEFCLTALSPMLDHIARHEAEWASSVLQANATGARLARIEALQTAMNIRQKALQEVFPKDIGARLDRLESQQAALLRILSQFDRKIVPPKFELIGTRFFYIEDETRRNWTSAGSSCRQMGTQLATIRSAEELAALRAKLNKERHYWLDITDLEKEGDFMVSASGKRPNFLKWRVGQPNNFSGNQHCVDLLDGLMYDNKCEGLSYYICQSDDDSLD, encoded by the coding sequence ATGCAGAGGCTCAGTACATCGCTGCTACTTGCGCTTTTTGCCTGGAATGCGCCCATGCCTTCAGCTGCAACGCAGTCAGTGTGCCTGCTGCAGGATGCGCCGAAACAATGTGGCGAGTTCTGCCTCACAGCTCTGAGCCCCATGCTGGATCACATTGCCAGGCACGAGGCCGAGTGGGCGTCGAGTGTTCTGCAAGCGAACGCAACGGGGGCGAGACTCGCCAGGATCGAGGCTCTGCAGACGGCGATGAACATCAGGCAGAAGGCCCTGCAGGAGGTCTTCCCTAAGGACATCGGGGCGAGGCTGGACAGACTGGAAAGTCAGCAGGCGGCGCTCTTGCGGATACTCTCCCAGTTCGATAGGAAAATAGTTCCGCCCAAGTTCGAGTTGATCGGCACGAGGTTCTTCTACATAGAGGACGAAACGCGTAGGAACTGGACCTCGGCTGGCAGCTCCTGTCGCCAAATGGGCACCCAACTGGCCACCATTCGCAGTGCGGAGGAGCTGGCTGCGCTCAGGGCCAAGCTCAACAAGGAGCGACACTACTGGCTGGACATCACCGATCTGGAGAAGGAGGGCGACTTCATGGTCTCAGCGTCCGGCAAGAGGCCCAACTTCCTCAAGTGGAGAGTGGGCCAGCCCAATAACTTCAGCGGCAATCAGCACTGCGTTGATCTTTTAGACGGGCTTATGTACGACAACAAATGCGAAGGCCTGAGCTACTACATATGCCAGTCCGACGATGATAGTTTGGACTAA